The sequence below is a genomic window from Macaca fascicularis isolate 582-1 chromosome 3, T2T-MFA8v1.1.
CGGGCGCCCAGCCAGGAGCCAGCCGGTGGCCCACCAGCCAGCATGGGCCCTGGGCGCCGCTAGTTAAATCTTGAGCTCTGTTTGACCAAGCGGCCAAGGTAAAGATCCTGGAGGTGATGCCTGCggctttcctttcctcctccgcCCCACTCGTGGTTCTGTTCTGTCTTCGCTGTCCCCTCTCAAATTGCTCTGTGTCTTTGTCCTAATCTCTCACGCACTTTCATTCTTCTCTGTCCCTGTTCTTGCTCCCTGCCTAACACTGCCTTCCGCCCTGTTGGTtttttcagtttctctctctttagtttttccctttgttttggtTTCTGGGACTTTCTCACactttcccctttcctccctttccccttttcctcATACTcctcatttcttctgttttccccCTGAGGTcctatttgaaatgttttatttttcttttcctccctaaCCTTCCAGCCCTCTCCTGTCTCTCCCCTGTGGGCAGGACCTGAGGCTCTAAAGGGCACTCCAGTCTCTCCCTTCGGTCTTTCCTGTCCCTTCACCGTCTTGCTTATCTTCCCACGGGTGGAGAAAGGTGCCCTGCCTCTGGGCTTTTGCTATCTGGCCCCCTCTGTCTTCCACCTTGGGGTGGAGGGAGTTGGCGGGAGCAGTTTTTGAATGACTGCAGTTTGGGGTTGGTGAGGAGAGGGAGGTTCTTCAGGGCCTGCTATTTCCTGAGCCTTCCTCTCTGAAGCTTTGGGAAATGACACCTTTTGACTAGTTAGTGTTTCCCGGAGACTTAAAGTGGTAAATCTGCCTCTCCAACCCTGGCGTCCCCCTGTAGTCATTGGTCTTCCCAAATCCAGAGCTCTTAGTTCCTGGTTTTCCCCCAGATCTTCTCAGAGCACAACTTCTGGTTCCCTTTGGGGTGTTGGGTGGTTCTAGTGCAACCCTATCCCCTAATCTCTCTGTTTTGATGACCTTTTGTGGGTGTGAGAGGATGGGGGCTATGCCCTGTCTTTCCTGGGCCCCTTCCCACATCCTGGCTTTGGCTTCCAGTAATTGTTTTGTCTTTCCCTCCCCCGCTTCGTTCCCAGGTTTCGGTCTAAGTACCACCCAGATGAGGTGGGGAAGCGTCGGCAGGAGGCCCGGGGGGGCCTGCAAAACCGTCTGAGGGTCTTCCTGTCCCTCATGGAGACTGGCTGGTTTGATAATCTTCTCCTGGACATAGACAAAGCTGATGCCATCGTCAAGATGCTGGATGCAGGTGTGTGGATTTGGAGGGCTGGCAGGCATTTGGGGTGGGTGTATTTGGGGACCAGGCAGATACGGGTTGACAGGAGCCAGGGCCCTCGGGTTGTGAACTCTGTTCCCTTTGTTGGTAGCTGTGATTAAGATGGAAGGAGGCACAGAGAATGATCTCCGCatcctggagcaggaggaggaggaggaacaggcagGAAAGCCTGGGGAGCCTGGCAAGAAAGAGGAAGGACGGGCTGGAGCAGGCCTTGGGGACGGGGAGCGTAAAACAAACGACAAGGACGAGAAGAAGGAAGACGGCAAGCAGGTCCGAGCGCCGGGCCTCTAGTGCTGCCTCGGGATCCAAAGGAGCTACAAGTGCGGGGCTGTGTTCTGGGAGGGGTGGAGAAAATGAACCTGTGGCCTCAGCTGTCAGGGTGGTGGCCCTCTGATAAAGGTGGAAGGGGAGGTTTGACATCCCCAGTGGTTGTCTCTTCCCATAGTCCGAGAATGACAGTTCTAATGATGACAAAACGAAGAAGTCGGAGGGTGACGGGgacaaggaagagaagaaagaagactcTGAGAAAGAAGCCAAAAAGGTGAGGTGTCTATGACCTGGGGTCAGAGTGTCGTTGCTGGGGTCCTGGCACACTGACTTGTCCCTTCCGCTGTGGCTTGCCCAGAGTAGCAAGAAGCGGAACCGGAAGCACAGCGGGGATGACAGCTTTGATGAGGGCAGTGTGTCGGAGTCCGAGTCGGAGTCCGAGAGCggccaggctgaggaggagaaggaggaggccgGTAGGGTTTCTTTTGTGCTTCTAAAGTGCATTCTAATGCGGGTGGGGAGGTGAGCGGTTGGTGACATTGATGTGGGAGGGAGGGTGGCTTTTAGGGGAAAGCTTCTCTATCCTCCCCAtcaaaatcagtaataaaaatgcaCCAACTCCTTCCTACCCCTTCCTGCCCAGAAGAAGCGctcaaggagaaggagaagccCAAGGAAGAAGAATGGGAGAAGCCCAAGGATgccgccgggctggagtgcaagcCGCGGCCGCTGCATAAGACCTGCTCCCTCTTCATGCGCAACATTGCGCCCAACATCTCCCGGGCTGAGATCATCTCCGTGAGTGGGGACCCATGGAGTCGGGGCAGGGCCGATGGAGAAGTGGAGGGCAGAGGGAAGGCAGTGGGGCCCTGCCTGTGACAGATGCCCCCATTTCACCTGTTAGGGAGGCCCCTTCCCCAGGGCCCATGGCCTCTGAGGACTAGTCCTGATCACGCCATTGGCTTTCAGGTGCTGGTGTTTGAAGCCCTTTAGTGGTTTTTCCCTGCCCAAGGATGGGAAGAGTGACAAAGCAGTTAGTCCTAGGGTTCTGAGGACAGTGGGGGATTGGAGGAAGAAGCGAGTGAATCCTTGAGTCACTACATGGGGCTGGTTTTCTGCTTCTTGCAGCTTTGTAAAAGGTACCCAGGCTTTATGCGGGTGGCGCTCTCAGAGCCCCAGCCAGAGAGGAGGTGAGTAACTCATTGTGTTGGAGGGAAAAGTGCAGGGGAATGTTAATGGCCAACATCAACTCCCTTGCTTGAGTGtgctaacattttctttcttatgtaGGTTTTTCCGTCGTGGCTGGGTGACCTTCGACCGCAGTGTTAACATTAAAGAGATCTGTTGGAACCTGCAGAACATCCGTGTGAGTGCTCCGGGTGGGACtgtggggaagaggaagggaggctCTCTATGCCCCACGGGACCTCTGCATGACTTTGTTCGTCTGATAGGCCAGTTGTTCTGCATCCTCTTTGACCGTTTCGTCTGCCTACATTGTCTCTGGGCAAGGCTCTAGGGCTGTTACCATGGACAGGACCTATGTGGTCCCCGTCCCCAGGGAGCTTGCAGTCTGATCAATCGCTGGTGCTCAAGAGGGGAGGGTCTTAGAGCTGCTACTTCTCCAGCAAGTGGGGTAAGTGGGATAAGCTTCCAATGATGTCTGCCCTCCAGCTCCGGGAGTGCGAGCTGAGCCCTGGTGTGAACAGGGACCTGACCCGGCGCGTTCGCAATATCAATGGCATCACCCAGCACAAGCAGATTGTGCGCAACGACATCAAGCTGGCAGCCAAGCTGATCCACACGCTGGACGACAGGACCCAGCTTTGGGCCTCGGAACCAGGGACGCCTCCCCTGCCAACGGTCAGTGACTCCCCAAAGGACTTTGTCAGAAGCAGCTGATGGTGCCTCTGCTGTGGGCACCTCTGACCTCACCTATCTGTAGCCTTAACCCCCTTGCACCCACTTGCCTGCTCACTCATTTGTCCCTCCCTGTGTGGGTAGCACCTTCTCCAGCTTCCAGCAGAACGGGGGGATGCTAGTGATCATTTGTGGCTGGGGTGGAACAAAAGCTAAAATGAAGACAAATCTCAAGGGGGCAAAAGGCGCCAGTTATGTCCAGTGAACTCTTGTTCTCTCGCTGCTCTTTCACTTGTAGAAGGTCTCAGGTTACCTCCCCTGAAGGTCTTTCTCTGCCTTACTTGCCTGTCTTCCTCCCACCAGAGCCTGCCCTCACAAAACCCGATCTTGAAGAATATCACCGACTACCTGATCGAGGAAGTGAGCgctgaggaggaggagctgctggGGAGCAGCGGGGGCGCCCCTCCTGAGGAGCCTCCTAAGGAAGGGAACCCGGCAGAGATCAACGTGGAGCGGGATGAGAAGTTGATCAAGGTGCCAGTGGCAGCACGGGGCACGTGGGGGCTCAGGTGGTGAGGGCAGGAGCTGAGCACTCGCACTCACTTCCCTTAGGTCTTGGACAAGCTCCTCCTTTACCTGCGCATCGTGCATTCCTTGGATTATTACAACACCTGTGAGTACCCCAATGAGGACGAGATGCCCAATCGCTGTGGCATCATCCACGTTCGGGGGCCCATGCCACCCAACCGCATCAGTCACGGGGAAGGTGAGCTCCAGGTTCCCCTTTGTCGCCGGCTGCCCCTGGCCTCGGTCCTCCAGCCCCTTGCCATCGTCCTTCCTTCTGGCTTCCTTCCCAaccttccttcctctgttcccAAACCACAGTGCTGGAGTGGCAAAAGACGTTTGAGGAGAAGCTCACGCCATTGCTGAGTGTGCGGGAGTCGCTCTCAGAGGAAGAGGCCCAGAAGATGGGGCGCAAAGACCCGGAGCAGGAAGTGGAGAAGTTTGTCACCTCCAACACGCAGGAACTGGGCAAGGATAAGTGGCTGTGTCCTCTCAGTGGCAAGAAATTCAAGGTCTGGGATGTTGGAGAATGGCCGTGCTACAGTGGTGGGAGGTGGGGTTGAGACAGGAAGCCCCCTAAAGGCCCCTaaagggcaggggtgggggaacTGCTCACTGGACTGGCAGGTGGGAGCTGGAAATCCTTCCAGGTCGGGCCTGGGAGCGAGGCAACCATTACCTGGCTGTCCTGACCCCGCTCCTCTCTCCACCCAGGGTCCTGAGTTTGTGCGCAAACATATCTTCAACAAGCACGCAGAGAAAATTGAGGAAGTGAAAAAGGAGGTGGCGTTTTTTAACAACTTCCTCACTGATGCCAAGCGCCCAGCTCTGCCTGAGATCAAGCCAGCCCAaccacctggccctgcccagaGTAAGATACGATCCATGAAGGTCGCATGTCCCCTCTCCCTTGATTACCCAGGGACTCCCATTTCTCTTTAACATGTCACCCCGAAAAGTTTCTGCCCCATCCTCAGGCCATAGCCCTAGAAGTCAATTGTACccatccccctcccacccccgcaGTAATTCATGTCCCTGTCCGTGTTGTACTCCCCCCAGGTTTGACCCCGGGACTCCCCTACCCACACCAGACTCCCCAGGGCCTTATGCCCTACGGTCAGCCCCGGCCCCCGATCTTGGGCTACGGAGGTAAGTACAGGAGGGAGATGAAGGGGCTTGGTGAGTGTGTGGCGTTGGGAGAAGGAAACAGGATGGAGTTGAGGACATAGTTTTGCAACTCACCACTAATCTCTGTCATAGCTGGTGCTGTCCGCCCTGCAGTCCCCACAGGAGGCCCTCCATACCCCCACGCCCCATATGGTGCTGGTCGAGGGAACTACGATGCCTTCCGAGGCCAGGGAGGTTATCCTGGGAAACCTCGCAACAGGTAAGGAGAAGGGCAGATGTGAAACCTCGCAACAGGTAAGGAGGGCAGACACCCAAGCTTTGTTGCTGCCTGCAAACTCCCTTTTGGGAGCCCCCAGCTCTCATCCTTTACCTCTCATTTCACAGGATGGTTCGTGGAGACCCAAGGGCCATTGTGGAATATCGGGACCTGGATGCCCCAGACGATGTTGATTTCTTTTGAGCCGTCCACCGTTCCTCACTCCTGTATCCATACTCGTGACTACCTTGTCCCATCCAGCTCTGAGAATTTTTTGTACGATCAGCCTTACTGCCAATAAAAGCACTTCCACAGGGCTCCTGACTCTCGTGTGTTACATACCTCCCCCATCCTTCCACAGTAACTCCTGAGGTGTTGCTCAGCCCTGCCACTTTTATTATTGATGTCAAAAGCGCCAGGCTCTGCAGGGACACCAGTGGGAGGTACAAAGGTGCATGTCTGGGACCCGAGAATCTCAGTTCTGTAACTTTGCCCTCAGTCCAAGGTGTGCTGCAGCTGTTGGGAGCTAAGGCTGGTCAAGCACAGGTTGTAGAAGGAGTTGGGGTCAAAGGCTGCACTCACCTCTTGCCAGCCCACCCACCCAGCAGCTTGTAGTTCACTGGGGCTTTTTGGAGTGCCCCAGTAGTGAGGGTCCAATACCAGGACATAGTCTTCCGTGCCTGACCCGATGCAGATTCCCAGCAAGGCCTTAGACCTGGCATCCGCGTCCCCTCCAACCATGACTGGGCCCCCGCCCCCTGCGAAGTGGGAGTAAAGCTTCTCCAGCTCCCCATGCAGCCCCGCTCCCCGGGGTACGTGGCAGAGGCGCCCCTGGGGCCCTCCGAAGTGAGCGAGGCAGAGGCTGGCCTCCACGCAGCCGATCCAGTCCCGGGAGCCCCGGAAGCCGGGGGGCTTGTCACCCATGTCCTCCAGGGCCGCCTGCACGGCGGCCAGTCCGGGTACGCCTGCGGGCTGGCCCTCCGGCCACGAGCACAGCGTCTGCAGAGTGCGGTAGCCGCAGCCCCAACCGCGATCGTCTAGGCCGTCGCAGCCGTAGTGGTAGTAGAGGTAGTGGCCCGAGAGCAGCGCCAGGCGGGCAGGGCCGCGGCTCGGCGGAGGCAGGCCCACGTGGACGTCCCTCAGCAGCTCCAGGGCGGTGGGCGGGAGCGGaggtcccaggccaggcacagcgtCCTCCTAGCGGCGCAGAGCGACCTCAGGCCCCAACACTTCCTTTCGGCTCCGGGTCTTTGGTCAGCTGCCGCAGGACTGGCGCGCAGGCTGGGGACGCGCTCCCCCGGCCTCGTTGATCACTGGAGGCAGCAAGCGGCAACCACCTAGCGGCATCGACCCAGGGGCTCCCACAATGCTCCGCCGCGCCCCGCCCCTCCGCCCCTCCGCCCCTCCGCCCCTCCGCCCCTCCGCCCCTCCGCCCCTCCGCCCCTCCGCCCCTCCGCCCCTCCGCCCCTCCGCCCCTCCGCCCCTCCGCCCCTCCGCCCCTCCGCCGTGCCAGCCTGACGACCCGCGGCCCTCATTGCGCAGGCGCGAGCTCCGCCCGGCGGGGCAGGGCGGGGGATTGGCGTTCGCTGGAATGAGCAGGCGCCTTGGGGCCGCCTCGGAGCTCGCCTGTTTCTTGACCTGCAGCCCCGCTCCTGCATAGACTCGGCCCTCGTGATTCCGGCGTTCTGCCCCTACCCCTAGCTCCCTAGTTGCGCACACTCCCGTGGCTGTAACAGTTTATTGGCAGCCCAGAGGGGCGAAGGCACCGCGGGGGAGGGAGCTCAGTCCGAGACATGCAGAGGACCGGGAGCCCCGGGGGACGTCGGGGGTGGGGTGTGGATGGGTAGGGTCTGGGGCTCCTCTGTGTTATAGCCCAGCCCTGAAATAAATAGTATATACAGCTAGGAGGCCGGGCAGAGCGGGGGACTTGGGGGTCCCGCCGGGGTCACAGGTCTGAGCAGCGATCCTGCTTGCTGTAGTGGTCGAACTGGTTCTTCCAGTGCACCATGTAGGAGCTCCAGCGGTGGAACTCGGCCTTCCACTGGCGCTCCGCCTCGTCGAGCGTGTCTGCGGCCAGGGCGCCCGGCGAGGCGGGGGGGGAGGACGGTACGAAGAAGGTCGGGGATCGGACATTTGGGCGGGTGGGTGGGGGCATGAGTGCAGGGAAGACGCACGGAGAAATGCAGGCGACCACGTGGGACGGTGGCAAGAAGATCAGGAGAATGAGCGAAAGACGAGAGGGAGGATGAGGGCAGAGGCGGGGCCAGAGAAGgacagcaggaaggagagaggaggagaaaagaatgaCCGGAAGACAGGGGAACAGAGGGGACAGGAGGGGGAGGTTGggggaaaaagaagagacagaaatggTTGACCGTTATAGCCCCAGTGGGGGGTGCTACCCAGCCCAGGGCCTCCCTCTCCCCCCCAGTGTCAGGCTCAGGTtccaaaagataattttataaaagaatactGGCTTTTCCATTTCCATTCAAACAACAAAAGCGTGGGGGTCCCTGAGAAGGGTGGGAGGCACggtcccctcctcctgccctgtcCAGTGTGAGTCTCTTGGTTTGAGGAGGGAGGGGGCACTGGGTCTGAGATCCCTGAGTGGGGCCCTTCCCCACTGTCCGACCACTCATTAGAGGAGGGGCCCCTGTGGCCGTAGGGGAAGAGGCCGTGGTGACAGCCgcaggaggtgggagaggaggaggaggagaagctggtggaggaggaggaggggcagggggaggccGGGCCTCGGAGCAGCCTCCCCATGGGTGAAGCCTGGGCAGGTGCTGGGAGCCTCCGAGGCTAGGGGGAGAAGAGAGGGGTTACACCTGGCCAGCTCCcactcccctcctcccagccgcTGCCCGCTGGCCCCTGCGTACCGGTGGCGCTGAGCAATTTGGGGAGGAAACGGTTCCAGAAGGCGCAGGCCTGGGCGCGCAGCCCCCGCCGCACCTCCAGCGGCCGCAGGTCGAGACTCACGTACTGCTGAGCCCCCGCCGTGTACGGGGGCCATTGCGGGCCCTTGGGGTCTCGGGGCTCATTGGGGTCCCTGCGGAAGGAAGGGAAGGCTCAGTCCAGACGGGCAGTGGGAGGAGGCGGCCCCCAACCCCACGGGACCCGGACTCTTCAGTTCTGCGGAGAGCCCCAGAGATCTCgtcccctccctcccaccaccaagtcacttctttcccttctccagtGCGCCCGGTCATGGGGTCTTCCCTTCCGCCTATGCTCCCTGTCTCCTCTCCGTTTCCCTCAGCTTTTCTGTTCCATCTTTGTTTCTCCCACTAAAAAAATGGCTAGGATGTCTTAAGCCCTTCCTAAATAACCAGGACGGGTCCTATGTCTACaaacatcacatttttttttaacaaccacCATCCGATGCTAGATTTCATTGTCCTCTTCTTGATCCAGGTaaacaggtgtgtgtgtgagagaatgtgTCACTGCTAGTGAATCATCACTGGTTTGGTTTAATCCAGCTCCAACTGCTTTGTCTTGGTCtgccgtcttttttttttttttttttctagagatagggtagctcaggctggagtgcagtggcaccgtcatagctcactgcagcctcaacctcccaggctcaagcaatcctcctgcctcagcttcccaagtagctgggactacaggcacgagccaccatacctggctaagttttgtattttttttttttctttttaagagtcggggtcttgttatgttgtccagtctggtctcaaactcctggcctcaagggatcctcccaccttggcctcccaaagggctgagattacaggggtgagccactgtgcccacccccTCCGTGTCTATCTCGTCTCTTCCTCACTTTTCTTtgcctctgtctgtctctgcaaGACCCCCTCTGCCTactctgtctcctttcttttgCTCTCCCCTTTTATCTCCTTTGTGAGCATGTCCCTCTCTGGCTGTCCTATCCTGCCCCTGTCCCACCCgtcctttctgtctctgtgtgtctgcctCTTTGTGGGTGTCTCCCCACCCCCGTCTCCTGTCCTCCCGAGCCTCCTCTCCCTCTGCACTGCTGACCCTGTGCGGGCGAAGTTGGCCCAGTATCGCATGAGTCGCTGGGCGAAGATTTTCTCCTCCGTGGTGTAGTTTCGAGAAGGGTCCAGGGGGATCCCAAAGATGAACTCGATCTCGTAGCCGTGGGGCACCCCCATCCACAGGGGCCAGGAGAGCGTGGAGGCACGGTGTTCGAAGACGTAGGCGTAGACCCGGGCACCCTGGGCAGCCAGTCGCCCAGCCAGCTGGGCCACGGGGCACACGACATTGTGGTCGCCCACCACATCGCTCAGGGCCTCCCTCAGGCGTGCCGGGTCCTCGGGATGCAGCCAGTCTGTGTAATGCAGGACCACAGCCTCGGCTGCCAGGTCACTTACCTGGGGGACCCCGACCCGCACCCCGGCCAGGAACTCGGCCCGGCTGATGAGAGACTCGTTGTCTTTGCTGAAGCCTGGGGCCCCGTAAACCAGAAAATATGAGCCCTCATCCTTCACCACACCCACCAGCACCTGGGGGTGAGGGAGAGCGGGGTGGGATGGAGGGACAGGCACAGACAGACAAGTAGACAGAAACAGATGGACAGACAAAGAGCCAGAGAGATGAACAGTTACAGACCTGGAACCATGGACAGAGAGAGGATGAGATCGGGGGAGGgactcagagaaacagaaaatagaccCATGGAGGCTTTCCTGTCTGCCCTGCCGACCACCCTGGGATCTGAGCCCTCAGGGAGGACTTCTGGGACTTCTGGGAATGGGTCTAGAGAAGCCCTCATGCTTGGGTCcctggggggaagggagggactgTTGGGACCCAGAGGAGCCAGCTTCACCCCCACTAGTTACCTGCAGGCCGTGGAAGTCTCCCGCGTTGATAAGGGCCTCTGGGGTGTCACTGAGGAAGTCTCCATCTACCACAGGTACGAAGGAGAACCGGAAGACGCTTTCTTGAGGCAGCACATGCCATTCATTGTTCACCAGGACCTGCGCTGGTCGTGTCCGAAGGCAGGCTACTAGCTCTGTGTCATTCCCACCAGTGCCGCCTGGGGGACAGCCCACAAGGTGGGCCAGCTGTGTGGCCCTGCGGCGGGCCTCTCCCATGCCCACCGTGGCCCAGGGTCCATTGGGGGCACCGCTTTGCAGCACGGCCCTGTGGAACAGACCCCGGCTGGGCGGGGACAGCAGATGCATGCCCACTGAGGCAGCACCCGCACTCTCCCCAAACAGCGTCACTGATGTCGGGTCCCCCCCGAAGGCTGCCACGTTCTCCTGCACCCACTGCAGGGCCAGCCTCTGATCCAGGAGACCCACATTCCCCGGGGCCTCTCGGCTCCCGGGCAGGGCCAGGAAGCCAAAGGCTCCCACCCGGTAGTTCATGGACACCAGCACAGTCCTCTCGGCCTGTACCAAGAAGCGGCCATCATAGACGTCTAAGGAGGAGGCCCCACTGTAGAAGCCACCCCCATAGATCCAGACGAGAACAGGGGTGGGGGATGTAGGCCGGGGGTATGGTGTCCACACGTTGAGGTAGAGGCAGTCCTCGCTCAGCTCACGGTTGGGGTTCCACATCTCGGTGCCCTCAAAACCTGGGTATAAGGTATCCACATACTGGTAGCAGACACTCTGGAAGGTTGTAGCATCTACCACCCCTGACCAAGGCTGCTTGGGCTCCGGTGGCAGAAAGCGACGAGGTCCCGTGGGTGGCTCCGCAAAGGGGATGCCCAGGAAAGCAGAGACGGGGCCCCCGGGGGTCTTCAGACGAATGCCCCGCAGCCGGCCCCCACGCACAGTCACCAGCAGCTCTGCATCCTCCCGGCCCTCAGCCCCCACTCCTCCTCCCAggagccagagaaggaggagaaggagtggGGAAGCCAGGGAAGGCGTGTGCAGGGGACACTGCGGGGGCCTCATGGCTGCAGGGCAGGCGGTGTCTgctgggagaaagaaagggaaagggtgAAAGGTCGGTCGAGAAGCCAGGAGGGAGGAGATTAGGACATGGTCGGCCCAAGGGTTATCGCTCAGCTGCAGAGGAGGTGGGGCAGGTTGGCAAAGATgaggggagacagggagggagggaaggagacaggCAGAGACAAGGACACAGGCCATTGGGCAGGAGGGGACGGAGATCAGGCAGACACCCACATCCAGACAAATGAACAGAGAAGAGCACCCTCTCTACCCCCCAGGAGTCCGCCGCCCTCACCTCTTCCCCGAACTGGGCCGAGCCCAGCTCGTGCAGTGCGGGCACCAGAGGCCTCAGTCCACGCACAGGCCACCCGACAGGGGCGCGGCCTCACGGACGGGCGGCGCCGCTGGGGGAGCTTGCTGCGGCCTGAAGGCGCAGCCCCGCTCTCCTGCGTTGGCCAGGCCCGGGGCCCTGGGGGACGGTGGGCTGGGCATTCAGGGTGTGGAAGCCTTAGGTCCCGGGGTCCCCCAAATCCTGTCTAGTCCACTCCCCCCCAACCCTGCCCCATCTCATCCAATGTCTGGCACCGAGCACTGATGCCCGCGGGTTCCCATCAGCTGCGCAcgctcccagcccagccccagcaaACAGGCTAGCCAGCCCGTGTCCCCCAGGACTCGAGAGCCCCCATCCGTCTGAAGCTGCCGTGCACGCCGCCGCCGGCGGAGGGCAGTAGAGACCGAGAAAAGGTTGGCGCTCCCCGCCCCGAGCCGGGAACCTGGAGCCGGGAACttggggtgggggactgggggctCAAGGGCCTTGTGGAGCCGCCTGAAGGGCGAGCCAGGACGCTTGTGTTCCCGGGGCTCCGGAGATCCCCGGCTGCAGGGGCGGGGGCGCTATTTTGGGGGCAGCAGCTGTTACGGTTCCGGCATCTCCAGCCAAAGGATCAAAATTCCCCGGGTGGGAACTCCCCCCTCTCCCGCCGGTCACCCCTCGCCCAGGCCCCACTGTCCTGAGCTGGGGGTGGTGATGCTGCTGGAGATTAACTAGGAAACCCAAGTGGCGCTAATTATAACTCGGGGCTTCCGCTGAGCCTCCCCTTCCcaaaaaatagagatggagtctccgcAGGAGGGGGCGTCCTGGGCCTGGGAGGGGGCCTCTGCGGGGAGCTGCACAGGGGCGCTGGGCTTGCGGCCCTGTGGATGGGGGTTCCCAGCCCGGCGCCGGGAACCTGCGCAGCTCGGGTACCGCCCCAATCAGGGGGTGTCTTCCAGTGGCCCCGGACTAGGGAGCGATCGGGGAAAGGGCGCTCGGGGGTCCCCGCAGGAATCGGAGCGCAGAGGCGGCGGGCTTGAGCTCCTGCGTGGGCGTCGGTGAGTGTGAAGCGGCCGGGGAAGAGTTCCGGACGAGTGCGGGGCAGCGGAGGGCGGCGCTGGGCAGGCCCGGCGACGCGGGAGCCGTCCCGTTAGGGGGGCCTGGACCCTTCGGGGAGCGCACGGTGTCCCGGACGCGGGCCGGAAGGAGTGTCCCGGGCGGGGAGGGAGACTCACCTGAGGCGGCCgagccgggccgggccgggccgcgCCGGGAGCTGGAGGCGGCCGATGTTCCCCGGCGCAGGCTGAGCCGACTCTGACAGCCGCCGCCTCcggccccccacacacaccccctgcGGGCTGCACAgcgcccccgcccgcccccgcccACTGTCTccgcccccgcccctccccgcttCCCCGGGCggccacctcccctctctctccctccctcggaGCCGAGACCCGGAGACCCCGGGGCCCAGACGCACTCCAGTGCCAGACGCCGACCGACGACAGACGCGCAGTGACAGACGCGACCCAAAGACCTGCAGCGGCGGAGCAGACACCCACGTGACAGACAGACGGACAGAAGCCCGTGGAGACAGACACGCGCAGACGGACGACCTCATGCAGCGACAGGCACAGACAAACGCAGGCACCGACTTTCACAGACGGACGGACACACTTGGACACCCTGATGGTCTCGCTCGAGGCTGGGGAAGTTAGCGCAAGGCCAAGGGGCCATGCATCCACGGCCACGACAGAGACAGGGGTGGCATGGTTGGAGAGGCATGTGGGAGTGTGGCCGAGGACCGTCCCGTTAGGGGTCCAGGTGGCACTGGTGCAGAAATGGTGACGTGGGAC
It includes:
- the UFSP1 gene encoding ufm1-specific protease 1: MGDKPPGFRGSRDWIGCVEASLCLAHFGGPQGRLCHVPRGAGLHGELEKLYSHFAGGGGPVMVGGDADARSKALLGICIGSGTEDYVLVLDPHYWGTPKSPSELQAAGWVGWQEVSAAFDPNSFYNLCLTSLSSQQLQHTLD